Proteins encoded by one window of Halobaculum halobium:
- a CDS encoding MFS transporter — protein sequence MSISLRRLLGGDADVLADRDFRLLLLASLISPMGASVVSPVVESLTGPYGVSATEAGLLLSAFTAPGIVFIPVAGVLADRYGRKPVLAGGLALFGLAGLALTLTTDFRVALLLRLLQGVGYTGIGPILITATGDLFSGARESAAQGVRFTAVGASLTVFPFLAGLLVAFAWQYPFALYAAAIPVAAVVWLRFEESAALGGERSAAAGAPADGDPNDADRSGVRALLALAARPRVAATLFGRAAPGFLWFGFLTYNSIVVVRLLGGTPAPPAPSSRSRPSPAPSRRPRPGESPPGSAERSPRSPRSSSPGSAWLLSRSRRRCRSRSRRASRSAPASRCR from the coding sequence GTGTCGATCTCGCTCCGTCGGCTCCTCGGCGGCGACGCCGACGTGCTCGCCGACCGCGACTTCCGGCTGCTGTTGCTCGCGTCGCTCATCTCGCCGATGGGCGCCTCCGTCGTCTCGCCGGTGGTGGAGTCGCTGACCGGGCCCTACGGCGTCTCCGCGACGGAGGCTGGCCTGCTTCTGTCGGCGTTCACGGCACCGGGAATCGTGTTTATCCCGGTGGCGGGCGTGCTCGCGGACCGGTACGGCCGAAAGCCGGTCCTTGCGGGCGGGCTGGCGCTGTTCGGCCTCGCTGGACTCGCGCTCACGCTGACGACCGACTTCCGGGTCGCACTGCTCCTCCGACTCCTCCAAGGCGTCGGCTACACCGGGATCGGACCGATCTTGATCACGGCGACGGGCGACCTGTTCTCGGGCGCCCGCGAGTCGGCCGCTCAGGGTGTCCGCTTCACGGCGGTCGGCGCGTCGCTGACGGTGTTCCCGTTCCTCGCGGGGCTGCTGGTGGCGTTCGCGTGGCAGTACCCCTTCGCGCTATACGCCGCGGCGATCCCCGTCGCGGCGGTCGTGTGGCTCCGGTTCGAGGAGTCCGCCGCGCTCGGCGGCGAGCGGTCGGCAGCCGCGGGAGCGCCCGCGGACGGCGACCCGAACGACGCCGACCGGTCCGGCGTCCGGGCGCTCCTCGCGCTGGCGGCGCGGCCGCGCGTCGCCGCGACGCTGTTCGGGCGGGCCGCGCCGGGGTTCCTCTGGTTCGGCTTTCTCACCTACAACTCGATCGTCGTCGTCCGGCTGCTGGGCGGAACCCCGGCGCCGCCGGCGCCCTCGTCGCGGTCGCGTCCGTCGCCAGCGCCGTCGCGACGACCCAGACCGGGCGAATCACCGCCCGGTTCGGCCGAACGGTCCCCACGTTCGCCGCGCTCGTCGTCGCCGGGATCGGCCTGGCTGCTCTCGCGCTCGCGCCGTCGGTGCCGGTCGCGCTCGCGGCGGGCGTCCCGGTCGGCGCCGGCTTCTCGGTGTCGCTGA